One Hippoglossus hippoglossus isolate fHipHip1 chromosome 13, fHipHip1.pri, whole genome shotgun sequence genomic window carries:
- the LOC117773264 gene encoding late histone H2A.2.2 codes for MSGRGKKVAPKQKTSVSRSSRAGITFPVGRIHRLLKKGRYAQRVANGAAVYLAAVLEYLCAEILELAGNASRDNKKHRIAPRHILLAVKNDEELNILLAGVTISEGGVIPNIQATLLPKKTKISKDDSTAKDVQSQDF; via the coding sequence ATGTCTGGCCGTGGTAAGAAAGTTGCACCCAAACAAAAGACCTCAGTGTCCCGGTCTTCCAGAGCAGGGATCACTTTCCCAGTGGGCCGCATCCACAGGCTGCTCAAGAAGGGCCGATATGCCCAGCGTGTGGCCAATGGTGCTGCAGTGTACCTCGCCGCCGTCCTGGAGTACCTCTGCGCTGAAATCCTGGAGCTGGCAGGAAATGCCAGCCGTGACAACAAGAAGCACCGCATCGCTCCTCGCCACATCTTGCTGGCGGTGAAAAATGATGAGGAGCTCAACATACTGCTGGCAGGGGTCACTATCTCCGAGGGTGGCGTCATCCCCAACATCCAGGCAACCCTTCTCCCCAAGAAAACCAAGATCTCCAAAGATGACAGCACTGCCAAAGACGTTCAGTCTCAAGATTTTTAA